Proteins encoded in a region of the Xiphophorus couchianus chromosome 11, X_couchianus-1.0, whole genome shotgun sequence genome:
- the sertm1 gene encoding serine-rich and transmembrane domain-containing protein 1 isoform X2, translating to MSGMDVLLVDNNKTGVTPIDNGTFLRFSPTSASTSAAASSPGGRQGNVYVYVWLFLGLLVFLLTLLIISLHRLKNIISSSSSVPDCSSEGGSSFTNMEICSISSQRSTISVLST from the coding sequence ATGTCGGGAATGGACGTCCTGCTGGTGGACAACAACAAGACCGGAGTCACCCCGATAGACAATGGGACTTTTCTCCGTTTCTCCCCGACGTCCGCCTCCACGTCGGCGGCTGCATCGTCCCCAGGAGGTCGCCAGGGCAACGTCTATGTCTACGTGTGGCTCTTCCTCGGCCTGCTGGTGTTCCTGCTGACGCTGCTCATCATCTCCCTCCACAGGCTGAAGAACATCATCTCATCATCTTCCTCGGTCCCCGACTGCAGCAGCGAGGGAGGGAGCTCCTTCACCAACATGGAGATCTGCAGCATCTCCTCTCAGAGGTCCACCATCTCTGTGCTCTCCACCTGA
- the sertm1 gene encoding serine-rich and transmembrane domain-containing protein 1 isoform X1 — MSGMDVLLVDNNKTGVTPIDNGTFLRFSPTSASTSAAASSPGGRQGNVYVYVWLFLGLLVFLLTLLIISLHRLKNIISSSSSVPDCSSEGGSSFTNMEICSISSQRLRMHAKQTNKPTRKLHKTS, encoded by the exons ATGTCGGGAATGGACGTCCTGCTGGTGGACAACAACAAGACCGGAGTCACCCCGATAGACAATGGGACTTTTCTCCGTTTCTCCCCGACGTCCGCCTCCACGTCGGCGGCTGCATCGTCCCCAGGAGGTCGCCAGGGCAACGTCTATGTCTACGTGTGGCTCTTCCTCGGCCTGCTGGTGTTCCTGCTGACGCTGCTCATCATCTCCCTCCACAGGCTGAAGAACATCATCTCATCATCTTCCTCGGTCCCCGACTGCAGCAGCGAGGGAGGGAGCTCCTTCACCAACATGGAGATCTGCAGCATCTCCTCTCAGAG GCTGAGGAtgcatgcaaaacaaacaaataaaccaacaaGAAAACTCCACAAGACCAGCTGA